The region CTTCGCTTACTCGTTTTGTGATCGGCGTAAGCGATTTTATAGGCGGCTATTGGGTCGCGATCGCGGTTATTATCGCCGCGATCGCGATCGCGCATACGATCGCGCTGAAAACCAATCAAGCCTATCGCTACGCCGTTCATCTGCTTATCATAAAAACCCCGCTGCTTGGACGCATAACGATGAACGCCGAACTCGCGCGATTTTGTTATATGTGTTCCGTGTTGATGCGAAGCGGCGTGCCGTTTGTTCGAGCGATTCGCCTTGCGGCAAACGCGCAGACCAACGAAGCGCTTTCGTCTCTGTTTCTCAAGGCTTCCGATCGGCTTGTGGAAGGAGGCAGACTCTCCGTAGCGTTGCAGCAGAGCGACTTTGCGCTGGATCGCGCGTTTATCCGATCGATCGCGCTTGGCGAGGAGACAAGCGAGCTAGAGGCGATACTCTCAAATTTATCGACCCTATACTTCGAGGAAAACCGCGATCGTATCGCCGTTTTTTTATCGCTGCTTGAACCCGCGCTTATGCTGCTGGTAGGCGCTTTGGTAGGCTTTATAATAACGGCTATGCTGCTACCGATCTTCTCTATGAGTTTTGGCGTTTAATGCGAAAAGCCTTCACGCTAATCGAGATGATCGTTAGCGTGATCATTCTCTTTCTGCTGATTTTATTTTTATCAAACGCTAATCAAACGCTAAGAGATTCGCTTAAGCAATCCCAAGAATACGAAGCGCTTGAAAAACGCGCTCACGATTTAAGCGCCCTTTTGATCAGAGATATTCTACAAGCCGACGGCGTTAGCGTAACGCAAGGGCGCGAGTACGATCAGCTATACCTCGTCGCTTCGCGAAACTCGCTTAGCGGACATAGCGGAACAAATATCGCCTACGCCGCGCTTAAACCGTCGGCGGCGCTTATACGCGTCGAATCTCCCTCTGTTTTCAAGCTGCCCGTCGGCGGCGCGGACGTTTATAAATACCGCTTTTTATCTTTTGAGCAACCGCTTAATAGCTTCAAAATCTACAAAAGCCGCAAGAGCGATTCCAACGGATCGGCGTGCTCGCTGTTAATCTATATTGCGCCAAAAGACGAAGAGCCTAAATTGTTCGAGCTTGGACTGTTAAACGCTTCGGCGTGCTAAGGCTTTTCGCCGTCCTCCGTTTTCGCGATCAAGGGCGATTTCGCGCGGCTACGCGGCGGGCTTCCTTTTTTCGCGCGCCGCATATAGCGCGCGGACGCGAAAAACTACTTTCAGACAAAATCAAAACGCGCGCGGCAAGCGTATAAAAGCAACCTGCGTAGAAAAGTAAAACGCAACGCCGCGATCGCGCAAAACGCGGCTTAAAAACCAACAAATCGACGCCGAATAATTTCATCGTTATTTTCCGCTAAATCGCGTTTTGTTCCCCTTTTACGACTTGGCGCGACAAAACGACAAACCGGCCGCCGACGATATTTCAATGCGCGCTAGAAGCGTCCGTTAAAACGTTCCGAATATGGGTCTTGCGGACAGAGACGAGGGCGCTTTAGCCGTTTTTTGCGCCGCGACGAATAAAGCGGCGTTCGCCGTCGGCGCGGCGATTTAGGCTGTTGTTTGTCAATATAGACTGGTTCCCAATAGGGTAATCGCCAAATGCTTCGTTCGCGTAAAATCTATCGCGCTACTTTGAAACAAAAACGAGCCGAGCGTTTATCTTTAGCTCGCTCGCGCGGCGGCGGCGCGCTTATAACGCTACGGTAAAATCTCGCGTTGACCTTTGCTGTTTTGCTCGCCCAAAACCCCCGTTTTTTCCAACTGCTCCACAATGCGCGCCGCGCGGTTGTAGCCTATCTGCAAGCGACGCTGAATGTAACTAATCGAGCTTTTGCGTTCGTTTAGCACGATCTGTTTTGCTTCGTCATACATTTCGTCAAGCGATTCGTTCGCGTCAAACTCGCTCGCGCTCGCGCCTCCCGCTAGATCGCCGCCTTCGACAAGGAAACTATTGTCGTATTCCGGCGCGCGTTGCGCTTTGATAAACTCCACGATCTTTTCAATCTCTTTCTCGGAGCTAAACGGCGCGTGCAACCGCACTAAACCTACGCTTCCGGGCGGCGTAAAGAGCATATCTCCGCGTCCAAGCAGGCTCTCGGCGCCTTGCGTATCCAGTATCACTTTGGAGTCGATCTTGCTGCCGACGCGATAGCTTATGCGGCTTGGCAGATTGGCTTTTATTAACCCCGTGATCACGTCAACGCTAGGGCGTTGAGTGGCGACGATTAGGTGTATGCCGCTTGCTCGCGCCATTTGAGCTAACCTCGCGATCGAGATTTCCACGTCTCTACCGCCGCTCATCATCAGATCGGCAAGCTCGTCGATCACGACCACGATAAACGGAAGCGGTTCAAAACCTTCCTCGCTTGCCTTTTGATTGTAGCCTTCGATGTTTTTGGTCTTGGTTTTGCTCATCATCGAGTAGCGCCGCTCCATTTCGGAAACCATATTCGACAGCGCCGCTATAGCCTGCTTAGGTTTGGTTATAACGGGGGTTAATAGGTGCGGAATATCGTTATAAACGCTAAACTCCAACATCTTAGGATCGATCATCAGTAGCCGCAAGTTATCGGGCGAGTTGCGATAGAGAAGAGATAAAATCATCGCGTTTATGCCGACGCTTTTGCCGCTGCCCGTCGTTCCGGCGATCAGCAGATGCGGGAGTTTTTTCAGATCGGTTATGAACGGATTACCCACAATATCCTTGCCAAGCGCGATCGTAAGCGCGCTTGCCGCCGACGCAAAGATCGACGAAGAGAGAACTTCGCGCAGGTAGATGGTCTCGTAAGTTTTATTCGGTATCTCTATGCCTACCACGTCTTTACCCGGAATTGGCGCTTGGATACGGATCGTTTGCGCGCGCAAAGCCATAGCTATATCGTTTTCAAGGCTAATAACGCGGGAGACCTTCACGTGCGCCGCCGGCTTGAACTCAAAGGTGGTTACTACGGGACCGGTATAGGTGCGCGTTACGTCGCCTTCGATCTTAAACATACGCAGTTTTTCTAGCAGATCGGCGATTTTGGCGTCAATCTCGTTCTCGTTGATTTCGCTATGTCTTGGCGGGATATTGGCTAGAAAATCAAGCGAAGGCAACACGAAATCTTTGGGTTTTACGCGTTCGCCCTTTTCCACTTGCTCTAGCAGCCGCTTGTTCTCTTCCAGCTCTCTAACAATCTTGCCGTGCGAGGCGGTTCTGTCGTCTTTTGGCGCGCTTGCGTAATCATCGACATAAAAATCGTCGTCGTCAAAAATACGCGTCGGCTTTTTCTTGCGTTTTGGCGTTTCGTCGCTCGTCGGCGTTTTTGGCTCGAGGCGCGGCAGATTGGATAAGCCGTTTTTTTCTTTAGAGCGCAAAGCCATATCCGCAAAGGAGTCTTTAGCCGCCTCTTTGAAAGTGCGCCAATGATCGAACAGTTTCGTGTTTGGAAATTTGCGCGCCAAAAACGTTAGCAGATCGATAATGGTAACGTCAAACGCGAGCAGCCAGCCGTTTACGATCAGGAAAAATCCGAAAACGCCCGCGCCGACGCTACCTATAATAGGGCGCATAGCTTCGCATAACATAACGCCCGTCGATCCGCGCTCAAAGAGCAACGCCTGAAAGATCAGCCCCGCGAAACCAAAGAGCAAAACCGCCGCGAAGGTCTCTATAAACCTGCGCGCGGAAGTAAAACGTCTATATCCGCGCCACGCTAGATATATCCCGACGGGCGGCGCGGCGTATATTAAAAACCCAAACAGCTCTTCAAAAACCTCCGCCAACTCTTTGCCATAAACGCCGACTTTGGCTATAGAGCCGACGTAAAGCGCGATCGCGATATAGATCCACAACCCTACGGCGACAAAAAAATACGCTTCCCGTTTCACGTCCGCTCTTAAAGATAATTTACCAGACTCATACTATATATGCGATTAAGCGTAGCTAAAAGCGTCTGATACGAAACGCTTAGCTGATTGAACTTGACCATCGCCGCGCCTATATCCGTATCAAGCGCGGAGGATTTGAGCGTCTCTACGTTCAGGGTTATCATCTCGCTTTTTTCGTAGGTTAGCTGCAAAGCGGAGCCTGTGGAGCCTACGCTTGTGTGTATCCTGTTTAGATGATCTAACAGGTGATCGACCGCGTAGATCGCGTTTTGAACGCCGATATTTCTAGCGCCCTCTACGCTGTTTCCGTCGGGGCGCGTCATACCTATTCTCACCGCCTCGATCGCTTCGGACAACTGATCAAAAAGATTAACCTTTGCCTCGTCGATCGTCAGCGCGTTATTTGCGGCGAACGTAAAGGACGGCGATTTGCTAACCTTGAGGTCTGTTTGCGCGTCCTGAAATAGAAACTCGACGCGCGTCTGCGTCGTTCCAAGCGCCGCGTTGTCGCGCAAGATCAGCCGCCCGTCTATAACCTCCGCGACAAAGCCGCCGTTTCCAACGCCGTCGCCGAAGGTATTATCGATCGCCGCTTGCAGATCGGCGAGCGTGTCGTTTTGGCTAAGCGTTACGCTAACCGCCGCGCCGCTCATATTTGTTCCGCTTAAAACCAGCGCGCCCGAAAAATTAAAGCCAAAAACTTCGCTCAACGCCTTGTTGGTTTGCGTTTCTTTAAGCGTCCAGCCCTGCTCGCCTTTCGCGCCCGTATAGGTTTGCAGGATTGTTTTGTCGGAAGTTAAATCGTAGTCGTCAAAACGATCCGTGTCCGCGTCAAACAGCGAAATCTGCATTT is a window of Helicobacteraceae bacterium DNA encoding:
- a CDS encoding DNA translocase FtsK 4TM domain-containing protein, which codes for MKREAYFFVAVGLWIYIAIALYVGSIAKVGVYGKELAEVFEELFGFLIYAAPPVGIYLAWRGYRRFTSARRFIETFAAVLLFGFAGLIFQALLFERGSTGVMLCEAMRPIIGSVGAGVFGFFLIVNGWLLAFDVTIIDLLTFLARKFPNTKLFDHWRTFKEAAKDSFADMALRSKEKNGLSNLPRLEPKTPTSDETPKRKKKPTRIFDDDDFYVDDYASAPKDDRTASHGKIVRELEENKRLLEQVEKGERVKPKDFVLPSLDFLANIPPRHSEINENEIDAKIADLLEKLRMFKIEGDVTRTYTGPVVTTFEFKPAAHVKVSRVISLENDIAMALRAQTIRIQAPIPGKDVVGIEIPNKTYETIYLREVLSSSIFASAASALTIALGKDIVGNPFITDLKKLPHLLIAGTTGSGKSVGINAMILSLLYRNSPDNLRLLMIDPKMLEFSVYNDIPHLLTPVITKPKQAIAALSNMVSEMERRYSMMSKTKTKNIEGYNQKASEEGFEPLPFIVVVIDELADLMMSGGRDVEISIARLAQMARASGIHLIVATQRPSVDVITGLIKANLPSRISYRVGSKIDSKVILDTQGAESLLGRGDMLFTPPGSVGLVRLHAPFSSEKEIEKIVEFIKAQRAPEYDNSFLVEGGDLAGGASASEFDANESLDEMYDEAKQIVLNERKSSISYIQRRLQIGYNRAARIVEQLEKTGVLGEQNSKGQREILP